The segment CTTCATTCATGATATTCCATTTCCTCAAACCAACACCCCATTCAAATTTTGGTTTGCACGATTTCTCCCACACCAAAAGAGGAATCTTGTCATGATCATGTTTCCCATTCCAAATAAACTTCCTCATTTTTTTATTAATACTCTTAACAATTATCTCAGGGATTTTTAAACACATCACTGAGTATATAGGAATCGCAAAAACCACAACTCTCAGCATCAATAACCTTCTTACAGTTGTCAACCACTTGTTTTTCCAACCTTCAGACTTCCCCACACAATTATCCACCAATTTGCTCCAAAGATTTGATCTACAAGCCCCAACAAAAAGTGGGGTACCAAGAAATCTACCTTGAAGAATACCTGATTTGATAACCAAGATTCTAGAAATTTCCTTTTGCTTACTTAGGCTAGTGTTAATGAAAAAAATCTTTGACTCGTTCCAATTAACTTGCTGCCCCGAAACCGTGCAATACTTATCCAAAGTTTGCTTAATACATCTTGCCTCCCTAAGAGATGCTTCCTCGAAAaggatagaatcatcaacaaactgctgatttGTGGTGTCATCCATGGCTACTACAGTCTTCGCTCCCTTCCATTTATCTTCTCGCTTCATCTTCTGGATGTATTTGCATAAATAAAAATGGGGAGAGAGGGTCACCTTGCCTTGATCCCCTAGAAGCTTGGAAGTAACCCTATGGGCTGCCATTTACCAATATTGAGAATCCGGGGGTACTAATACAACCTTTGACCCAAACCACCCAATTAGAACAAAACCCAAATTTGTCCATGACTTGCAAAAGCAAATTCCTATCCACCATGTCATAGGCTTTTCTTATGTCTAGCTTAACTAGCattctttcaacatttgctttctTAATCATGTGAATTGCTTCATGGGCAATTGTGATTCCTTCAATGATAGATCTTTATGCCACAAAGCCACTCTGCTCTTCAAAAATGATTTTACACCAAATCTGCTTCATTCTTTGGATAATCAATTTTGCTATGATCTTATACAATGTGTTACACAGACAGCTAGGTCTAAAATCCTCAAAGGTTTGAATTGTCTCTTTTTCAAAATTAGGGAAATCAAAGTACTATTCAATTCTTTAGCAGCATAAGCTTCTACGCTGGACTCCTCAACAACCTCCCACACATCCTTACCTATGACACTCGAAAAGGTCAGATAAAAAAAGGTTGAAATCCATCAACGCTCGAGGCTTTGTCTCCCTCCATAGAAAAGATAGCCTTCTTAACTTCTTCCAATTGCATTGGACATTTTAGGAATGCATTTTGCTGATCTGTCACCAATTTGGGGATCACTTCCAACAAATCAGCATTAGATTGGACACCAAAGCTTTCATCAACAGAGAGTAAATCTTTAAAATAGTTGGCTGCTTCAATATTAATGCTTCAATAAAAAAGTTCTCAAAGGATGAAAGATTGATCTGTTCTCTATTCTTAATCTCCAAAGTTATTCCTAGATCTTTTAGCTTTCACAGAGTtgtgaaagaatttggtatttatGTCTCCTTCCTTTAACCAACATTCCCTTGACTTTTGTCGCCAGTAAGTTTCCTCCCTAGCCAACAATTTGAAATAGGCACTATTATAGATATTGCCCTTCCTATACTCCTATGGCATGCCATGACAAATGATTTTCTCATGCAGGGCTTTTAGTTCAGACTATAACTTGGACTTACCCTCAAAAATATTCCTAAAATGAGTCTAATTTCACTCATTTCGCTTGCTTTTAATGATCTATAATTTTTTTAAGAAGATGAAGACCTCCTTACCTTCCACCAATTGAAACTCATTCCACTACCTGTTGATCAAACCTCTGATATCTTTATCACaaagccacattttttcaaacttaaacaTGCATCGAACCAAAATTGCATCCAACTGTAGAAGAAGAGTCATTGAGAAGTGGTCTAAccccaagaaaagcacaatggagaCTTCAACAATTAAGGGCTTAGCAACCCATTCCCTAGCTGCAAAAAATCAATTCAATCTCTGCAATATGTGATTCACCACATCTTCCATtggtccaagtgaaagaaccattctTAGGCTTGATATCCAAGAGGCCATTATTTGTAacaaacttttgaaattttctttgcATAACCTCTAATTCTAATGTGGTATTGAAATCACTACCCAAAATAATCAAAGATTTCTCCAACCTTTTAAACACTTCTAAACCTGGTTTTGAACAACAATTTTATGGTTGAGTCGAAAGGGACCATAAAAGTCAAATAGAAAGATTTCACAATTCAAACTAAAAGAAAAAACTTTGATCGCCTCCCAATGCTCAGAATGGGACAAAGCCTCCGATTTTATGGTGATTGGATTCCAAAGAATTCCCAATTCCCCAAAAGCACCTGAAGCATCCACAAAAAGGCCTTGCCAATTTTGTCACTCTCTAAGAAGGGTATCTAAATCTTCTTTGATTAGCTTGGTCTCTTGCAACATGCCTATATCCGAACACGTTTGATCAAGACATCTCTTGATCAAGcgccttttgttaggggcattgcagCCCCCAACATTCCACAATTAGATTTTCATGGCTCCTCAAGAAGGGTAACACCCTTCCCTGAAAACAATTTGCTTTGTCCTTTGGCACATCCTGCCAACTCTAATATTACCCTATTAAATCTCCTACCCCTTCCTTTCTTCTCACCCAACTTGCAATTCTTTGATTTGGCTAAAGATTGACTAATTGTTCTACACTCCAAACTATCCTCTACTCCATCAAGGCctcaatcatcatcatcctccaaaGAATCCCACTCTACATCTTTATCCTTgtcctcctctaaattttgtctaATATTACTACATTCCCTGTCTTCTTGCACAATCCTCGTAGGGGATTCATGAATGTCCTTAAAATTCCATCTTGAGGGCAGGTGGCATCATTTTCCACATCCAAACCTTCCATAACTTATGCACTCAGAATAACCCCTACATTTCCTATGACTATTATAACCTTTTCCACTTTTACAATGGCCTCTCCAACTATGTTGACTACCTCTGCATTATCTTCTTGGAGAAACATAATGTTGACCAATCTCAAAGCTTCTTCCACATCTTCCCTTTCTAAGAGTCCACCTTCCTTGCCCTTATCCTTCATCAAATATGTGTTCATAAGATCTTGATGCATATCGTCCATCCTTGGTTTcccaacaaaatggaattgtttgcAATATCCTCAATCCCTTTTTTGAATAGTTCTTTTCTAATGGAATCCAAATTAGTTTTTGGGTCCCTCAACAAATTTACACTACAATTTCTCCCCAACACAAAGCCCAACATTTTGTAAACCATCCATGGGAGAGATAAAATGGTCCTGACATTTGGTCAAGCCCATACTTTTCCTAGCCAAACCTTCATTAGAAGATTCTTTTCCTTTTTTGAGGACAATACAATCCTCAACAGTGTGTCCAACCGCCTTGCATCGCTTACAATGTTATGCTAAATCCTCCAACTCGATTTGTTGCTACCAAATCCTGGCACTAGTTCTAATCTCAATAACTTTGGGAAGGGGAGGGAAAGGTTTCCAATTAATGCAAATCCTAGCAATACATACTAAAATCCTTTTGTTCAATAGCCTCATCAACTTTGATGAAGCTACCAAGTTTATTGCCAATGATTTTGAGCATTTTTGCATCCCAATACTCTCTAGGCAATTTATACAGCCTCAACCAAACGGGAATCTTCTCTATGCTTGCCTTTAAAGGATCAAAATTTGGCTCCCAGTCCTTAAAGAAAAAACTCCAACCACCCATAAAAAAGGGGCCATTGTGAAGAACCCAAGTTTTACACCTTGCACCTTCAACAATGACCAGGAAGAACCCATTCACCAAGGTTTTTAGTACACCCTTGAAACCCCATGTATCTTCACACCACTTTTTGACAAGACTGAAAGTTGGCCACTCCTTGGCCCATTTCAATAAGAAGGCCCTTTCTTTCAAGAAAGACATTGAAGAACTCCATTCCAGAGTGTCTAAAGCAAGAGAAACAACTTTGTCCTTAGTAGTTTGAATACTCACCTTGGGGTTGGCTTCCAATTTCTGCACTTTCTTGGGTTTCCACTCCTTTGCAATAACATTACAACATGCATCCTTTGACCCTTCAGACAAATTGGCATAGCCTTGGAAAGGTCGACGCATGGGACCTCTACCACGAGCAGCCCCACTATTTGCAAACCCTACTCTATACCGCTGGTCACCAAAAGCATTTGTTTTGTTATGATCTTCCCAAACCCAGTTCGACCTTTTCCAAGCAAATGTATGTCTCTCGTTTTGGATCCCGCCACAACCTCCTTGTCAATTAGGCCATAAATCTCTCCTCAATTGCAACCCTAGCCTCTTCCTCAACACTATGATTCCTAACtattttcaaaagtttgtcaatGTTAATCTTCAAACACTtgataatgttttttatattttaaattattttaatactaGTAATAATTCTAGATTTTTGCATGCAAATAAATTTGTTTTCTATCAAAAAATATCATACCAATTGCTTTCCTATTtttctactctaaactaaccatACTATTGATAGGAACTTACGCGTTGCATCTCTTGTTAAACTGAATGTAATGTTTTAGTATTTAAGATTAATTTAACTTTATTAGGCTTTCCTTTCCTATCGGGTAGAATGAGTAAAATGTTGGTTTATTTTTTCATGTTTATTACAAATTACATTAAGCTTTACTTAGGTGATCAGTTTACTTAGGTATATTTATAGAACCATCACCAATGCAATCACATAGAGCATCTTAATATCACCAAATTTGAAATCTTAGGCATTAATGAAAACAAAAATAGCCTTTAGGACTCCAGATATCAGTCCAGCCTTCTATACATTTACaagatcataaaataaatcttcttATAGCAGCCTTATTCTTCATTTACATAAAATAAACTACCTTTTATCAGTGTTGAATACTTAACACATAAGCCTTAAATGCATGATGAGTGGGATTTAGTTAGAGAGGAACATATGCACTCGAAGAATTTAGCTACGGTGGAAGGAACAAGACAAATTCCagtatgtgttatttttctcactTTCAATCAATATATTAAGCTAGAGATGTACAAAGACCTCTAGAATTTCCATACAAGACACCGCAAGCCTCGATACTCGAGCAagcttacaaaagagaggaaaaatggGAAAAACAATTTTATGTTAGTTAAGCCAAACATAATACATTCAAATTTGATGGACATATGATCTGGGACCTAATTTGAACCCATCTTTACGAGTGTTCCTAAGACTACctcatgaaaaaaaattcaaatttagacATTTACAACTATAAATTGAAGTGTCATGTTTCATGTTTGTAGAATAAATAAACTAGTTTATTGAATTCCTGTAGTGCTATCTAGAAGAATCAAAATTGCTCTTATTAATTTGAAAAACACCATCAATTCAAAATCTGTCAATTGcatttttttaatgcaaaacaaattcaaaaattaCTCCTTCAAGGCTTCCACCAGCCACCATTGATCGAGATCCTTGAACTTCACGCATCTTGAGACCGTGTTTTTTGGCTTCAGCGGCAACCATAGTGTCAATGCTGCAAAGAGAATATTGTGCATCAGTTAGTGATCTCAAAGATAACGTTACTTGAATTTGCTACTCACAATCATGTGGAGCATATGTATAAACTAGGACAGAAGTGACAGAAGTATGATACAAAAAAAATTCAGCTAGAATAATGTTTATTAGCTATATGGGTTCATCACCATGCGAAATGTTTATATGCAGGCCCTGTGCATTTTGAAGCCATTTATGACAATCTCTGTCCTCTCAGAGCTAAAAACTCTTGCCATCCATAGAAGTTAAAAGAGATTGCTGAAATTTACTTTAGAAATAGAGTTCACAGGTCCAGCTTAAGTGATAAGAAAGGTATGACACCACATGTTGTCATGGGGACCAACTTCCTCGTATGTTTTCAAATTGAACCCATGCCCCTTCCAACTCTTCTCCAAAGATAAATCACCATGCTTTAGTCTCTTTTAAGTAGGATTCAttaatcttgatttttttttaattgatgccTACAAATTCTAAAGAAAGTTGTCCAACTGCCTCAAatataacatcaatatccaaggacATCCATGAATTTCAGTGTTGAGGCTTAAATGCCATTGCTATGGTATGTAAAGCCTAAAAATTACACACCGATCCTCTAGTGTCAAGGGAAACCAGGCTAGATGTCAAAATTTAGGCCTTCATTGCTTGGCCATAACTAATCCGGGATGACTAATTGAAAACCCCAACAATGATGCTTGTCAAATATACCAGCATAATCATTACTGGAGGTTCTGTGACCAATAGAACAAGACGTGCACAAagttgttatccattcattacaaaatataataaaagttTGGATCTCTGAAAAACATGGAAGACAACTGCAGATTTTTTTTTACAAGGGCCCAACTCCCACATTGTTGTGCACATTTAAAAGATTGTCATTTAAACAACTAGAACCTAAGAATGTGACAAGGATATCCTGGAAGGTCTGCAATTGATTCATAAGTCACTCCAGAATTTCACCCACTAATAAATCAACATCTCATGAAAATAATATAGAAAACATACTCATTTTTCAAAAAACAAGCCAAATACAACCAGTTGAAAACCTTTCCTGAAGGAGGATATCTATGACAAAATTTAAAGCATCGATCTTGAATAGCATATGAAAATGTACTAACTTCTTGAATAGGGCAAGATTTCATCAAAACCTAAAGGTACAGAATTATATTATGATCCATAACTTGAAGGTACATGTGTTCTTTGACCACATGATGAAATGAAGCTCAAATGATGACTGCTTGCATCATGTAAGAAACAAAGTTATAGTGGACATGCATTGTGAAAGTATATAAATAGGCCTACTGTGGTATTCAGCTGGAGGAACCATAACGTTAATCGATAATCTTCCACTTATGCTTAAGTTCAAAGAGATCATAGAGAAACATAAAATGGCAATAGGCCTTTCAAAACTTTCTGAGAATATCATTTTCTATCAGCAAATGCCAATTGCTCAAGAAATAAGCCCTGACATTGCATAATCGTATTACACACACAATCAGTTTGATAGCTGCAAATTTTTCATAGAACACCCAAAGAACAAATCAAAAGCAAAACTAATCGGTGGACACATTGATTTCCTCACACAACAGTTGACTAGACAACATATTAGAGATttgaaatatttcaattataaGTTCATAGGCAGTTTAATCTCTTCAAACATGTTAAACATCTTACCATGCAGCATGATTTCCCAGAAAGCCTTTTTATAGATTTTCAAGAAACAAGCAAACGGAATATCATAGTCATATGCATGAAAATTAATTGCAATGCTAACCATTGGAGAAATAAttaaaagaatggaagaaaaatagtaACCAAATTTAAATCCAAGAAGGAACAATGTATTTCTTCTGCATGATAATGGAAAAAGGAATACCACTTATGAAAGCTAAATGTGTCAAATATCGTTAACTTATTTTACTTACCTCTTAGCCCGAGAAACATAGGCAAGCATAAATTTGCTGCAACGTTTGTGACCAAATTGTAGAAGTTGCTCCACTGTGTCAAATAGTAGAGGAATGCTACCTTGTTGAAAGCTTATGTTTGGCTAAGGATGCTTTCAAGATGATAAATCAAAATAACTAAACCAAGAACACAGTGAAAGCAGTCTTGGACATATAGATTCTCTTTCTTTTGCTAGAGCTTTTCACTTTATAAATTAAAAATCCTACTACAGAAAACTGATGTGGATATAAATGTCAGCCCCAAGAACAAGATCAAAGCCCTCTGGGAATTTCTCCAAAATCTTTAAAAGCTGATCGTAGTTTCCCCATTCAAGCTTTTCAGACGTCATCTCTGCAGCATACATACAAGTATAATGAGATGTGATAGTCTACCACTCCACAGCATGGAAACAAGAACAAGTGTCCACACTGGAATTCATATTTGTCCTCAGAAAACACGTACATAATTGGTCATTTGTTTCAGCATTTGATGGATTAGCGTTGCATATTATTTGAGATTTAATCACagaagatttaatttttaaaaataatcttaaCAAACTCACAACCTTCTAATAACTGGTGCTCTATCTGAAATACCATACAAACCAACAGTTTTAACTGCTCACAAGTCATTGTCATTTCCTCTATTGGTTAGCATGTCTCTAACCTGCACAAGATGATGTTTCAGCAGGTGATTGGAGTCCAATATTTTGTTTCAATACCTGCACACGCATAATAGTTGTGAATAAACAAGTTGACATCATGAATGTACTAATAAAGGAGCATATGTCTTGATGACTGCAATTCATGAAATGCTGAATACTTAATTAACTGAAAGAAGCCTAGATCATCTCCACATTCTGAGTTCATAAAAAGGTATTTTGTTAATGAAAATGGCAATTGCAGATTCTCTGCACCTATCAATTATAATATACAGGGGGTAATCCATCTctcaattaaatatcatttcattCTCCTCTTAATCAAATTAAACGAGGTATACTACAGCTCTATCCCTACATTTAAATAATGAATGGCAGTCAAGGATCCAGAAGTTGGATGGAAACAGCATTACCAAACTATTTGAACTGCAAGGACATCTTTCAAGCATGCGTTGGGTTATGATTAATCAAGAATTGGCTGTTAAATAATGGTTGGGCAAGGTGAGCATCACCAACTCTTCTTTCATATTATGAAAAGATAAAATTGATTACATCTATGGAAATTCTCTGCAGCTAAGTCGTTATGGATTTGACTTCAGGCTGAATTTCAATTCCTCTTTATCCATACTCTGTTTTTTCAAGGTTCTCTGTCTGGACACTCTTGGATGATTAGAGGCAGCACAAAAAATGTTCAGCATAAATTGCATTTAGCATCTCTGAACTTCTCGTAGAAATAATGATGCATACATACAAGAGTTAGCACTGATCTTCAAAACTAGGTTAGCATCTCCAAACATTAAAATGATCAAATATCATATTACTGTCACTCCATGAATTATTTGCTATCATAACTAGATTGGTGTGTTGCTGCTCGGGCCCATAAACTTTCACTGGGCTCACAACCCATGAATGCATCACTGCAGAAGCATAAGTAAGCTCTCGCCATTGGTTTGACATAGTTGCAAATCAATCAATGTAAGAATGGATAAATATAGATTTTTAGATAAGGCCAAGCTAAATGCCAATTTGGTGTATaagacctgttgatgtgttttttaggcacatgcaaacacaaaataaaatacccaaaagtatcttatcctctcttgaacaaaaactctcaaatgctgaagattagcttaaggatcacttgagaagactccaagggtcatgaatgtagggtcactacatgtggataagctctgttggttgatgtgattatgctggaatcacaaggggacttacgttgaattgtcgaatgcttgaattgctagaacttgatcatctgatgttgcaatcttgtgatgctttttgtcctaaactaacttgaattgaaaaaaaagggcaaaaggaaagggttgagagagtctattctatgacctagaatgtaagaagatagttgGATGATTAGCTGGAATCCTACCGAGCGAGGTCTCatcatcaaactgaacaatttgagctcagtgcaatcttctaaggacgtttcaaagatgttcaaatcattaacATCAAACATCgttcaccattcaagttaacgcataacaatttgaatttaagctcatatcactcaagttgaccacacaaggcgcacttacaatcagcaagaggctagtgttATGGACAAAacagattccacacaaatgcattcaacaatttcttccattcaatctaatcaacatgaaaataaattgagaagtaaagaTCATGCGAATTCttgaagtaacaaatcaaattcaccataacttcaatgaaatcaattgttctttacaacaaggtttggcaacaatctttgccttctcctaatctaacttctattctaatctAGCTATTCTTCTAAAACTATCTATTTGCTCATCATTCACTATTAGCTTTTACAAATGAGAGacttgagccttttatagtgctctcaatacaattcaatggttcAGATCAATTTGAaatcaatggtcgagattttacaatgaaaaccctaattagggtttgttacaacaaactcagttctggccaatgaaataattacaacattttAATATAACCAATAGATGataagggtaggtgcctcgaagatTGTGCCATcattggtgagtcaggtacattgaatcaagATGTGCTGATGTGGAACTTCTTTGATTGGCATGTGGTGATTGGGATGATAACTACGATTCGACCTTCAACTTGCACTTTGTAAgcttgatagatcatcatgaaTGGATATTTCTTGATACTCGACATTACCCAGCTTttgtgaagatgatgatgatcttctaactttgattaactcttctgaaaatATGCTCTTGAGGACTTCAATCATAGATGTGCAAggtgtagatcttgattttgaaGTATTGATGTACTTCTGATGTCACCATTGTCCCTCTCCTTTggaattccttctcttgtgactcCCTTCACATCGTTGATGTCGTGGATCATGTCTTTGTGTAAGTGAATGCTTCTTATGTGATCTCcttatttctttcttcatctcctgcaaaacaaacaagcaagtatCAAATACACTTGATATATAGATTTAATAAGAGCATATGAAGAGAATTCGCCCTCgtgaaggagcacttgaagttgttTTTCACTCGTAGAGAGGAGCTCTTGAAATTTACTCCACCCTTGGTGTTCATTAAGTTGCCCTTGTcttttgaacttgctctcctccctTTTCTTGAACTTCGCTCAATTCCCTCCatacatgaagttcgctcatgttattgaattcatgaaGATCGCTCTAAGCGGTGTGCACATAAAGTTTGCTTCTCTCACCTCATGAAGCTCGCTTGTCTTCctcaactcatgaagtttgctccaatcTTCCAAATCATGAAGTTCCGCCTTGTGATGTTGAAAATCTTTCATGTAAGCTTAAATATGAGGATGAAAATCACTCCAAGTGGCGTGCACATGAAGTTCATTTGTCTCACCTTGCTTATTAAGTTCGCTCCAATTTTCAAACTCATGAAGTTCACTTGTATGAAATTCGCTCCATTTCCTtgactcatgaagttcgctccaattttCAAACTCATGAAGTTCATTTCAAATTCTCAACTTATGAAGTTCGCTTCAATTTCTCAACTTCTGAAGTTCGCTTCAATTTCTCAActcctgaagttcgctccaaatctctaggtcatgaagttcgctccaaatcctcAAGTCCTAAAGTTCGCTCCAAATTTCTAGGTCATGAAGTTCGCTTGTGTTGTTGAGTTCGTGAAGTTCATTTCAAATTGAATCCATTCAAGGTTAAATGCTATCAAGTACTCTTCGCTCCTTTACTTCCAATTTTGTTCATGAAGGCTTAAAGGTGTAGTTTGCTCATGTGTGttcattcatgaagttcgctccaaatctctcaagcatgaagttcgctccaaatctctcaaatatgaagtttgctccaaatctctcaaacatgaagttcactccaaatcctgagttcatgaagttc is part of the Cryptomeria japonica chromosome 10, Sugi_1.0, whole genome shotgun sequence genome and harbors:
- the LOC131039153 gene encoding uncharacterized protein LOC131039153, whose amino-acid sequence is MEIERPTIQGQEEDDEDDCVWLDEAFFVNQSYETRTFAYGSHVLRLLCLESASTDYDLTGQLVWPGAELLNYHLAQNSDFLTGCSVIELGSGVGVTGLLCSKFCRQVVMTDHNDIVLKVLKQNIGLQSPAETSSCAEMTSEKLEWGNYDQLLKILEKFPEGFDLVLGADICFQQGSIPLLFDTVEQLLQFGHKRCSKFMLAYVSRAKSIDTMVAAEAKKHGLKMREVQGSRSMVAGGSLEGVIFEFVLH